TATCATTAGCATAAACAAAGAGAGACAAGATATTTATGTATGAGGATGTCCTCATACAAGGCCATACAATATCAATGACAGTATATTACACAGTTAGAAATCTACTTTAGGAGGACCCTTTTTGTTACCCCTCAATCTTCCATACCCTTTGATTTCACCTGTTCAATACAGCAGCCCTAACATTTGACATGAAGGTTGTGATAGAAATCCCCATGGTAAGATCTGAGCTTACTTAGGCACAAACAAAATGTACCTCTGATAGACTTTTATGTGGATGCCAAGGTGACAAACATCTCACATagggcagcacaggacagagtAGGGACATACCAAGAGGCTGAATCCAAATTGTAGAATATGAAATTCAATTCTGTTAAactcctgcttttttcctggttttgcagtattaattatttattatttggaTAGGCTTTTCATGccctgaatgaaaaaaaaatccccaacttACAGAAAGCACCTCTAATCACCACAATGTCTAATGATGTGCTGTTCACATGGAGCAGGACCTTGAGACATATCTCTGCTCTAAGCCTCTATAGATCCCAAGTTGAGTGAATCATAGACTGAATGAAATTCAACAGCTTCTTCCCCTGTTTAAAAGCACAGTACACGCAACAGGGAAGAAGGCAACCTACTAGGACACACCATCTCAGAGAAACAGGGATAGCAAGATTGACTTCTCATTCTTCATTGTCTCCATGGAACAAATACCCATGTAGCTTTCAGTATGGATGACTAATAGGCAGTTTTCTGTTTGGCTGACAGCCGAAAGCAGAAAATCTACCCAAAACTGGAACTGAGTAACAGACCTCCTAAAAAATCTATGTCCTTTTGCAGCCTCGGCTGAGGAACTTTCAAGGGTTTAGCTGAGCTTTCCATGGCAAGCACAAGGGCATCACATGTAAGGACAAGTGTAGCATATACTTATCAAACTTCCAATCTGATTTAATAGCATCTAACCAATTAAGTAATTACATAATTTTCCATAAACACTGGAACTATGTATCAAAGCAGGCTATGAAGTTAACAAAAGACTCGGCCCAACTTGGCACTGAACTTCCCAGCTATGATTTGTTAGACAATTCTTAGCAGAATGGATCATATCTTCATGATGTCCAGGGCCCTTCCACGACATGAATTAAGAAAAGCCCAGGACTACAGCACAGTTCTTCTAAGACCAATCTTCATCCTTCCTATAAATTTACAGAGattattttctatttgcttACATTCTCATACACCTGGCTTTACGCTTTTGTCTGCTTAACAATTGTTATGTGAAGGTGATAAGTGATCATCTATACTGATTTGGCAGCCTAAAAGCTTAGTGTTCATGGATCTGATGGAACTGGTTGGACTGCTTAGGGAAGGACATCTGATGTACAACTTTTGCTTTTGGGACTAGGATCTTAGGAATTTTGTAATCTTTTTTATTGGAATCATAAGGatgaaaaacactgaattatCTACAAATATCCTGACCACAGACACCAAGACAAAAACAGATCACAACTGCAGAAAAGTTACTGCTTGTAGAATCCTAGGAGACAAGAGGGCTCATGGATATGCCTCAAACACCAATAGCCAGATAGCTGTGGAGCCAGCCATGGACTGTTGGTGATAAGAGCCAAGAATTGTTGGTGATAATACACTGACAAAGAACTGGATGTGGCTGGAGGAGAGGCCATAAGGAGGTAGGGCAGCACATTTCTGAGACAAACATCCTTGTTCTGGCTCCTGGAGATGAGCACAACACTGCACAAGTGCAGGGATGAGGCTGAGAAATGGGCATGGACTGTAAGAGGACATTGAGACCACCAGGGATCCCCAAAGCCTTCTGATCCATTTCCAGAAAGGTCTAGAGGAATGGACTGCACAGGATTAGTAATTTACATACAAAGTGCGAAACTTATTTCCAAAACGCAGAGATTTATTGATGAAAGGTATTCCAACCAAGCCCACGTGTGTGGGCacccccagcacatcccagctggaTTATGCTGGAACTAGGACTGATGATCTCTCCCTCTgtccttgtttttctctctcctctttaacttatttctgtttttctctctcccctttcaCCCCACCCCTCTGTTCAAAACCCACTGCTGTGTGTTCATAGAGGAGATCAGGTCCTAACTTATACCAAATTCCATACCAAGTACATAATTTACTAACAGAACCTTGTGAGTTTTTGTGGACCCTCTGATTTTTGTCATTCCTTTTGACCATGAGCACCTACAAATCTTGAGCACTCTCTTCCTCTCAAGGGTCGGCCACACTTACAACTTTAATGCATGGAAgtagaaaaagaggaaataaaacaatattGCATCCAGATAGTCAATAAAATAAGATAATTCAAGAGAATCTCTTTAACAGCAATTTATTATCATTAAAAGTAACAACAAGTagttttaaattcttttgtCTTAAAAATCTAGTGTAACATACTGCTACAGTTCTATGAAACTTACGGCAAAATTGTATCCCCAAACCACACCGTTCTGTCTGATCCTCACAGACATAAATGGTGTGgcacacaaacagcacagaaatggatCGCTCTATACAGCGACGATCATTAGGCCTCAAGATGCTACAAGTTATTTTGCAAGAGCTATTAagtataatttttgttttcctctttgttaATATTGCTAGAACAATCAAATATTTCACATAGCTTCTGGTGCCCATGTGATCTTTTAAGAATTGTGTTTTATCCCCATGACATCTTCCTGCcatagttttccttttttaaatttttctcccTTAGTGACAAGCCTGCCCCATCTCAGGagacaaaaccacagaaatatttcagttactCTGCACACAGCACCACGTATTTCCTCTACATTCTGAAGCCAGTGCTCAGCCCTAACCCTTACCCCTCACACTGCTGCCAGAACAACTTGGCAGCACACAGTTCAGGAATACTACACGCTCATATTTTATTCTCCAGCTTCTTGGGAGTTCTAGAGCTTAGTTTAAGCTTAAAATAAGTACCCAAGACAGCTAACTTATAGCTATTTCAGATTTGTGGAATGGAGCAGTGGCCAGATGTTGCAGGACAGATGCATCTCTGCATTACACAAAAAAGCCTGAACAAGTCATAATACTGTTTATCATTAGCTTGCATGACCAAAAAAGAATGTCCAAAAGTAAGCACACATATCACTGAAAAGAACAGTCCTAATTCTGTCAAGCATTTAATGTGTTGAATTTATGATTACAGTGTTACTCAGTACTTAAAAGTAAGCAGATGCATCTGAGTGAAACCCTTCTGGCTATCAGAAATGtactgaagaaaaagaacatgGGTAAACTTCATATAGTCTCTCAGATGTGGTTTGTGTATGATTTCAGATACATAGGATCCTCTTAGATGGGATGGGGAATTTCCACATGAACTTCGAAGTAGCACATGGAATTGGGAAGTTCAAAGAAAACCAGTCAGTAAGTAGCTTCATGTGCACCTATATACACTCTGGATTTAGAGAGTCATGGGAAAATTAGTATCATAGGATAAAAGTATGGATGAGGTACTAGATCAACAAATTCCATTAACAAACTCCAATTATGCTACAAGAGCAGTTCACACTCTTCTCTAAACAGACCTACAACTTAAACTCCAGGAGAAAAGAGGGTTTTAAATTTactcagtcaaaaaaaaaaataaaaaattgggGTTTGCTTTCAGCTAGATTTCTTGGGAAAGAAAACcctaaaacaacaaaaaatacagcaaaactgTGAAATCCTGTCTTACATAACATCCTACACTACTATCTTGCTTTGTAAATACATCTAACAGCTTATGAATATCTCACCCTTATTCAATAATACCTTAAAGAGTTTTAACTGAGGTAGCCACTAAAACATCATCATACATTAGCAATGCCAACACAATGGGAAAAGCTCAACCAAGATGCTCAAACAAAGTTAGTTAGCATTTGCTTCCAAAAATATCATTTTCTCTCTAGCTCTCTTCCTCCCAACCTTGCTTCActtcccttttctcttcttaCCCATCTCTaacaaacagcaacaaagaAAAGTTTAGCTTTCCAGTTCATTTGTAAAATGTCCTTGGATTTCTAAAACTAAATTTTCAAATGAAGAATCAATGAATTTAGTTTTAAATGAATGTCATTTAGAACACTGACACTGAAGGAAAATCTGCACCCTCAATGACTGACACCTGAGGTTTCAGTTCTATCCTCTTTCTGCATTAAGTGCTAGAAGCTGTGGAAAGACACCTGCAAGGGGAAAACAGAAGCGGTGAAAAGGTCCCTTTCGTTCCATATATGTAAACAGACAAAGAATCACCTGTTAATTCACTGTCTTTCAAGTACTCCGGAAGTTAAATTGCAATTATGATTCCTCTAGCAAAAAAGTACAATGATCTGTCATATCCTGGACCTTTATAGTGGCAATCATTGctcaaaatgaaagcattttcaaattatttgtatAGCTATGATAGCCTATGCTCAAattcaacatgaaaaaaaaaatcagctctaAGGATAATTAATACCCTGGtatttttgaaaacactttCAAGATTTTTTGTGGTCCTTTATCACAGCCTATTTTTCAAGGTAATTCAGAATCTCTTCTTTCAACACctaaataaaacaacaaactaACCAAGAAAACTCCAACTGAAAATCAACCCAGTATCTATGTTGTTTAGTACACATATATTTCAGAATGTACATTTGGGTAAACACCTACACTGCACACATACAAGTATATGTACATGTAGTATAAACATCCAGttctgacttctttttttcaaCCACTATTTGGAATTTGAGTGTCCTCTCCAATTGGCCAAATGCAtttacagaaatgcaaagctgcatttcagaCATACTGCATTGACCCAAAGCAGCACACAACCTCTGCTTCTAAGACATATACATACCAAATAAAAAAGCCTGAAGAGAAAAACCATGCtctcacttaaaaaaatagagCACTGATGAGTGTGACGTGCATAATACTGATTTCTCAATGTAGAGCAGATACTGTGTGTATATTcccaaatataaaaataaaatggtacAAATTGCATGCAACTGTACATAGTGCAGTTCAAGCAATACCAAGGTATTATCCTTATTCTTCTGAAGCATGTGGACAACAGCAAAACTGCAGGGTGATAACTGTAATGCAGTCCTTAGGTTTCTTCTTCCACAGAGACAAAGCAAGctacttttatttcaaaaaactctAGCCCACAACAGGAAGATATCAAACAATTTAGCCATGATAACTATACTGTgaagaatttctgaattttcttacACATCTAGATTATACAAACAGGCTTATTGTTTGAAGTACTTTTCTAGAACTCCTTTTTCACAAACCACAACACACCAAAAAGTGTTTCCTGCTTTCATTACACACAGCTGTTCATCAGGTGGAAGTAGATGAAGCAGGTTTATTACAACATTATAAAACTAACCTCATCCTTATGAAGCATATGTAATGCACAAATTAAAGATTCCAGTTAAGCATCACCATATACTAACCCTTTATGTTTGCATAACATAACCAACTAAGAAATTGTTACTACTGAAATCATACAGATGATAAAGCAGGCATCTTGCTATATCATACTTACGTTatagttttctttttacaaCATTCCACAACTGACTTTGCTTTTAGGTCACTTTTGTCCATTTCATCTATTTAGACGCTGTGTTACCACTTCTCTGTACATGATAGAGATATAtatcagcagaagaaaaattacaaagaaatcATCCAAGAACCCCAGAATTCCGAACAGAgcttcaggaagaaaatccaGAGGTGAAGCCAGGTACAGCAAGGCTCCAATCAAGCAGAGGAATATTCTGATGCGAAACATCCAGAAGAGGCCCCCGACAGAAAACATCTCCCTGAAAGCATGTCGCAATAAAGTGGGGAGATCCATAATTCTTTCCATAATCTATAAAGAAAGAACACAAAAGTTAGTATTTTGCCTTAGCAAATCATCCATGCTAAACTGAAGTTTCTACTACTATGTCTTAGAATCTGTTAGTTTATAGGAATTAAAACAAATCTGGGAAGATTTAATGAGTTTAGTTTTACTGGGTAGAAAGTCAGATTTAGAATGTATGTTTTCAAGAAACAGACAAACTATGTTACTCTACAATGAGAAGCATACACTTAACTCACATCACTAGAAAATATACCTGCATCTATTATGAAGGAAAAGCAATGAATActagaggaaggaaaaaatgacTGGGAAAGTGAGAAACAGCAAACAGGTTAACTGGAGCGAAATATTGATGAGAATGCAAGAAAACAAGGATTATAAGAGAAAACCTAATGGGTAAAGTAGAATAAGTGCGGAGATTACAGTTTTTCAGAAACATAATACTGCTTCTCCTGGTGTATAACCAGTGATTCACACAAGTTTCCAAAGGATGGATGAAGATTCAAAGTAAACTAAAGAATCTTTAAATGAATCCATTCCTGGCTCCTTTCCATTTTGCTACTATTATTCTGCCAGTTTAGTAAGAGTCAGCTCAATAGAAAATATTTACGTTTTTTGTAGAGACTAGTAGAGAGGGGTAaactttaaaactttttttatcCTGGTTCCCTTTAATGGTACACAGTTTCTACATAGAACTGTTTAACACCATTACAATGAGTTATTGCCATAGCTGAAAGAgtttttgagaaagaaattttgTATGTAGTAACACTGCATATAAATCAAAGACAATTTATCTGGTCCAATTAGGGCTTTAGTGCAGATTTCTGGCATGACCTCAGACAGGTTACTGGGGACTAGACACAGCTCGCAGAGATGTCTAATGGAGCCTGAAAGGTAGTTTAAATCATTTCTGGACAAAACCCATACATTTTGTGGTTCAGAAAaatccccctccctcctctgtCTCTTTGTACTGCACATTTTTCTTGCTAATGTCTTCTTGCTGTATCGAAATCCCATTACAAATGAAGACAAGCAGGGAGGTTATTAATAGGATGTGTGCGCATTTCACCTTGCAAAACAGGATATGCATACAGGACATGGGCTCACAAGGCTGATTTCCTAAGATTTGTAGAATTTTGACCACCCTTAgatatttactgaaaaaaaaaatctgtgtttcttGACTCAACGAGGAGAATAAAGACTATAATATAATCTAGGgtaaatatttagaaaacaagAGAGCATATAGCTGTTTGAGCAGAAAGGCACAGAGTAGAATTTCAGTCTTCTAATCAGTGTAAAGAGATCAATGAAGTGAATATTCTTCCCTGCAGGTCATGTATTTCATTAAGTACTTTTACTGACTAATTATTGATCCTTTCAAATAATGACTCATATCTCAAAACCAACTTAACACTTGAGAAAACTCAAGACTTACTAGATTCTCACAACAAAAAAGCAAGTTTCCACACATTTTCATAAatgacaaataaataattttgaggTCTTGGGTTTGATCAAACCATTTCAACACGAATTTCCTAAAGAAAAGTTGCCTAGGCCTTAAGCATCAGGAAGAGAAAATCCATatcccaggggaaaaaaaaaaaaaaagggataaaacaaaactacaaaaataCTGCTCTCAAACTCTCCTGACATCATTGACTTCCACCCAAATTTACCCAAAACTTACCGATCTGGGCTGTCCTGAGAATCTTCGATTGTAATCATTAACATCTTGAAACACTTGGGCTGCACCCTGCTGATCTTCACCAAAGAGTGGTAAGAACAGTGTTACCTaggcacagcagggagattATGTTACACTGCATAACAGTCATTTTCAGTAGTTAACTACATAGAAAAAACTTTGTTTTAGTTGAATAGTTAATAGGagaataaactgaaaaatattagcATTGATACTGCCATTTAATTTTGACTAATTAATTACTTACAGCTCATtacagaatattaatttttaaagagattGTTAAAAAAGTGCAAAATAACCTTCCTTTCAAGAGAGGCTCATATGATTTTTCTGAACATCTAAATGCTTTATGCTTCATAAAGTGGGACAGATGATTTGGAGAACAAAGTTTATTtaccaaattaatttaaatttgtttgctAAATTGAAAATAGCaatcatttatttttctatactTAGAATTGCTTTGCATGACAACATACATTCCGCAAAGTTACAGTTTTGCATGTGGATCTTCATACTGagataaaataacagaaaagttATTAACCTTCAGCTCTTTCATAAGGACAGAGAATTTTGCTCTGTTCTTGGGTTAACTTCCATGCAACATAGAGAAATAACATATGTGAATATGACCTTATACATTATCTTTCTGCACAGGAGTTGCTGCAAACTTGAGACTTCTATTTGGAAGCAACATACAGGTATAAAATGCAGATTATCATAGGAAACAGGGAAGGCATAGCACTTGAAAACATTAGTGTCTTCAGAAGCTTCCTCTATATCTGGCGACTACATACAAATCTGTGTGCCAGTCATGTTTAGGAAGGAGAGCATGAGCAAATCTATATTCAGCTTCTGGTCCTATCAGAAACCTCTTCATGACTCATGTTCATATATAcatctttccctttcccatgtATACACCAGTGTGAGAATGAATACATAACCATGCAAACAGTGCCACCTAATATACCTGTTACTCACAGAAaggtaaatgaaaaaatatataaggaaagacactaaaaaaaatcacttattttccccttttccaccTTCCCCATCTTTATtatttgtgtctttttcctcACTGACTAAACTCTAAACCTACTCCTTCTTCCTCCAGCCacatctatttttctttccttcagctgtCTTACAGTCATTTGTCCTGCTAATACAAACAACGAAAGCAGGATATAATAGAGAGGGCAAGGGCATGAATTATATAATTAATTAGAAATCCCTAGCTCAGTAGTTTGTGCATTGCTAAAATAAAGATGTACTTCTGTTAAAACATACACTATCAGACTCAAGAGATCCTAAGCCTTAATGAGTTGCAGGAACATATTTCAAACTGACAATGTAAGTAAGTTGCGTAGGAAGTAAGTTAATGCTTGCTCTACAAAGATGAAATTAATAATatgtacaatttaaaaataggGTCAAAATAAGAAATTTACATGGATAGGTCTTTTGATAAagacagagggaagggagaagctATTTCTCAGGAACCAGTAGTGTGCTGCTACTGGCAGTCTGCCACAACAGCCAGACCTTTCAGATGCAAGTTCTGGTAAAAGAAGTTAAACAACATCCTGAACAGAAAGCATGAAAGAATCATAGTTAAAATCTcacaattttctgttttcataaaCTCTTCACAGCAAAACAGCTGAGTTATCAGCACAATTCACTTATGTTTGAGTTGCAGGAACAATCTGAATTTTTGAGCCATCTGTCGAAGCAAGAAGTTTGGAAAAACTGAATGACCACCATTCCTGTCTCACATATCCCTCTATATTCTGTCAGTTTCTCAGACTTCTTTATCTGCCAGCCTCACTATTGCAGCTCACATGTAAGTGCCTTGTGGCACGCTATCCTAGACAGCCAAACTGACGGGTCCATGATGACTTAAAACATTACCTACCGTCTGTCTGCAGATTGGACAGCGGATGGCACCCAGCCATGAGCCATACCTCCAGTAGGCAATAATGCAGGAACCTGGTGAAGGCAAGGTATGCACATTTAAACTCCTGAGATGAAAAATGCATTGCCTGAAATTTTATGTTACACACCAAGGGAAACAACAGAAAGTATATACAAGCAGTTATGTTAAATCTACATCTGATGTAATTTTGTGTACAGCATTCACTGAAGATACCAAGATAACATGTTCAAATTCAATACtattaatgagaaaaatccTGAATAGGTTCAACTGAATTAGTAATTTTAAGGCATTATTTCCTGAAAAGACAACAAATTTTTAATCATTAAGTgaagaaacaaataattaaattttttaccattttaagATTTAGAAGTCACAAAAATGTCAAGAGATGTAAAATTCATCCTAAAAACTTGGCTTTATCATCATCAGTTTCAACAGATGaacacaaatataaaaatgtatttcatctgttttccaaccttgcttgttttttaatttaaacagctAGGCATGGTATACACTATAAAATTCGTAAAACTAGATGAGTGCAGTGAAAGAATCCTACTGGGAACCTGAAGGAGATGAAGCAAAATGTGACATAGGGTTTCTGTATATAAACATAGCCTCaaaaaaaacaatagaaaaCCAAACACTTTAATCAACTGTGGACTTACTCATAATTCTGCAGGacttctaagaaaaaaaattctgtgacaTAAAgagtattttattctttctaaaccagttttttttaaatggtacATATCCAAATGTCCTTCAACCTCTTCAGTTTTTTACTAAACCGGAAAGAATTATAATCTTcgtcattttaaaattaaccaGTTTCATTCCTGATAGCATAGAAACAGTGCAGCAAACTCTTAAAGTGACtattcataaatatattttctcaattatttataaaaaaaaaattattttgcagatGCAATGATAAACGCTTAGAGGCAAACAAGGTTTTGAATTAGGATGCCTGAGCTAGTGCCAAAagtttgtatttctgttctAGTTTAATCTTTGACATTTCTTGCTTACCACAGAAGAGATGTCCACAGTTTGTTTCTATAGGAAATGTAGCCTGTTGCAAACAGACTGGACACGACATATCTGTATAGAAGCGATGCCGATCACCAACAGAAGCATCCTgctggaacagcaggaaaatgcaaaatgttagAGATACTATTTTGTATAAGTCTAGTGAGttctaaaaaataataataaattggTACTCATTCACTATAAGACTAATGATCAAACACAGAACTATGTGAAATCAGAAATATACTTACATGTAAAAATCAAATATACTTAAATGCATTGATTCAATAAGCAAGTTTTTGTGATAGGACCATTATTTTCCCTTAATCTATTAAAGAAGTGTGTGCTTCTTTAACCAGTGAAAGATCACAAAGAAAGAACCTCCTTGGTCCTTCAAACAGAGTCAGGTTAAACTCATGCTGGAGCATGAATAACAAACTCAGACCTATATTGTTACTTCATTATCCTGAGTAGTTCTGTCCAGAGCTAGGTAACTGAACTGTGCTGCTTACCAGCTGCAGCATTTAGTATTTCCAAGCCCAAACACAAATATCAGCTTGAGTATGTCACTATCATGAAACagtttttctccccattttgcCATATTTGTCTTCCACATAAATATGCAGTCATTATTTCAAGAAGTATCATGATGAAAGACTGTTTTCAATATTCTCCAGAAGTATGGCCTAGACTCCACCTGTCCAAACTGGATGCAGCCATAGAATCATTGAATGGTCTGAGCTGGAAGGGCCTTTAACGATCATTAAGTTCCAATTGTCCTGCACTAGGAATGGACACCTttcaccagaccaggctgctgagagccccatccaactctgccttgaacatttccagggatggggtatccATAACTTCTCTCTTCATCCATAAcagggcagcctgttccaatgcctcaccacccttacaGTAAAGAATTGCTTCCTTACAATCCATCTCAACCTagcttctttcagtttaaaaccactaCTGTCTGTCCTGTGACTAAAGGCTTTGCTCTGTCACTCTGTTGCCTGGCTTTTGTTGCTGTGCCATTGCTCTGGTACACATAGTTTATCAGTCCAAACATCTAAACCTTGTCCTATATCAGCAAACTGTACTCcagatttcctttcctttacCCTTAAATTCCCAGGAATATTCCAGGAAGCACACAGCATAATCTAACATACTCCACCTTGTGGCAAAAACTTATTTGAGAAAAGAACCAACCAAAATGTAGTTTTAATTAGTTAATACATCCACTAAAAAAGGCTACATTATCTCATTACGTGATGGATTTCAAGCATGCCTCTGTACAGTAAGTAAGCTCCCACAACTCTCAAGATCATCTTCTTCCAGAACTCAGAGAAGCCT
Above is a window of Oenanthe melanoleuca isolate GR-GAL-2019-014 chromosome Z, OMel1.0, whole genome shotgun sequence DNA encoding:
- the RNF170 gene encoding E3 ubiquitin-protein ligase RNF170 isoform X3 codes for the protein MSCPVCLQQATFPIETNCGHLFCGSCIIAYWRYGSWLGAIRCPICRQTVTLFLPLFGEDQQGAAQVFQDVNDYNRRFSGQPRSIMERIMDLPTLLRHAFREMFSVGGLFWMFRIRIFLCLIGALLYLASPLDFLPEALFGILGFLDDFFVIFLLLIYISIMYREVVTQRLNR
- the RNF170 gene encoding E3 ubiquitin-protein ligase RNF170 isoform X2; translation: MASHQAEVQSLKLDNDSVIEGVSDQVLVAVVLSFTFIAALVYTLLRNEHQNIHPENQELVRALRQQLQTDQDASVGDRHRFYTDMSCPVCLQQATFPIETNCGHLFCGSCIIAYWRYGSWLGAIRCPICRQTVTLFLPLFGEDQQGAAQVFQDVNDYNRRFSGQPRSIMERIMDLPTLLRHAFREMFSVGGLFWMFRIRIFLCLIGALLYLASPLDFLPEALFGILGFLDDFFVIFLLLIYISIMYREVVTQRLNR
- the RNF170 gene encoding E3 ubiquitin-protein ligase RNF170 isoform X1 — protein: MASHQAEVQSLKLDNDSVIEGVSDQVLVAVVLSFTFIAALVYTLLRNEHQNIHPENQELVRALRQQLQTDQQDASVGDRHRFYTDMSCPVCLQQATFPIETNCGHLFCGSCIIAYWRYGSWLGAIRCPICRQTVTLFLPLFGEDQQGAAQVFQDVNDYNRRFSGQPRSIMERIMDLPTLLRHAFREMFSVGGLFWMFRIRIFLCLIGALLYLASPLDFLPEALFGILGFLDDFFVIFLLLIYISIMYREVVTQRLNR